The Salvelinus fontinalis isolate EN_2023a chromosome 9, ASM2944872v1, whole genome shotgun sequence sequence atgggccctggtcaaaagtagtacactaaaaagggaatagggtaccgtttGGGACGTAGACGATGTCAATGGTCACAGTTAATGTGCGAGCCTGTGTTGTACCTGAAAGTAACTAAAACCCTGCttactgtgactgtgatatgtggctgCTTCTCTCAGCTACTCTACAagaaaaataaactcaaacactTTTTTTCAtcagtccactgttgatacaatcccaaatgttttgcatgtcagcagtcaagttgtcaagatattggactttcaagaagctAAGTGTCACTTGCCACATAATCATGATGATATGGTAAGTGAcacatcttgaaaacttgactgatGATGtgaaaaacattttgggactgtatcaacagtggactgaGGATTTTTCCTTTAGGATGAACGCACTACCTATAAGTCACTatggataagagcatctactaaatgtctaaaatgtaaatgtaaaaatgtcctctgttcttTGTGCTCTGGTCAGATCCATGATTTAGGACTAAAGATCATTGAGCTGCAGAGCAAGTTTAAGAAGCCAAACCTGAAGAGGGTGAAGATCTCAGCTGAAGCTATGCTCAGTGTTCTGCTGGGCTCCAAGCATAAGGAGACCATCGACTTCAAGTCCAACCTCAAGACAGTCAAGAAACCAGAGGAGAAGGTAAGACTGGTGCATGCCCGTTGTGCTTGACGTTGTACAAGATGTCTACTTGCTTTTACATGTTATTTAGCTACTATCACGGGCGGTTGGAATCTGAGAACCTTTTCATCTCTATGGACAAATTATGAACTTGTTGTTTATTCTCAAAGGTAGTTTGTTTTCAATGATTGATTTAGTGTAGCTAATACATTTCTGGTCCTCCCAGAAAGAAGAGGTCACCGACTGGCGTCAAAATGTGGATGCCATGTCTGGCATGGAGGGCAGAAAGAAGATGTTTGATGCTTGAAAGGTACACAAAACATTATCTGTACTGAGAAGATCAATTCCAGCATTCAACCTGCAGAGCCTTCAGATTGTATTCATACcccttttgttgtgttacagcctgaatttaaaatggattcaacatGTTTCTGGCCCATccacgcacaataccccataatgacaaagtcaaaacatgtttttagacatttttgctaatttattgaaaatgaaataccgaATTATCTCATTTACATCCGTATTCCCACCCCTGAGTGAattcatgttagaatcacctttggcagcgattacagatgtgaatctttctgggtagtctctaagctttccacacctggattgtacaatatttgcagatTCTTccttttaaaattcttcaaactcaagttggttgttgatcatttctagacagacatttttaagtcaaaactgtaactaggccactcaggaacattcagtgtcgtcttggtaagcaactccagtgtgtatttggctttgtgtttaagGTTCTTGTCCTACTGGAacgtgaatttgtctcccagtgtctgttggaaagcagacggaacaagattttcctctaggatttttcctgtgcttagcttaTTATGTTTATTTTTATCACACCAAAAAACtctctagtccttgccgatgacaaacatacccataacatgatgcagccaccaccatgcttgaaaaatatgaagaatggtactcagtgatgtgttgatttgaatttgtcccaaacatgacgctttgtattcaggacaataaagtaaatttctttgccacattttcgcAGTTTTaccttagtgccttgttgcaaatgggatgcatattttttgaatttttgtattattttccctctgtcaattaggttagtattgtggagtaactacaatgtagtTGACTCATCCTCAGTGttctccaatcacagccattaaactctgtaactgttttaaaatcaccattggtctcatggtgaaatcccttagCGGTTTCCTTCCCctccggcaactaagttaggaaggaagcctgtatctttgtaatgactgggtatattgatacaccatccaaagggtAATtcataactttaccatgctcaaacagatattcaatatctgcatttacatttatttaattttaaaaatctaaaatattaataggtgcccttctttgtgaggcattggaaaacctccatggtctttgtggtataatttgtttgaaattcactgctcaactgagggaccttacagttatctgtatgtgtgtacagagatgaggtagtcattcaaaaatcatgttaagcactattattgcacacagagtccatgcaacttattatgtgacttgttaaacacatttttactcctgattttatttaggcttgccataaaaaagGTGTTATTTATTCAAGACATTTTAGATTTTcctttttaattaattaatttcaaaacgaatctaaaaacataattccactttgacattatggggactTATAATTCCACATATGACACAAAATCTCACTTTAATCCATTttacattcaggctgtaacacaaaacaatttgcaaaaagtcaaggagtgtgaatacttacatAATACATAATGTTTTGCAGATTAGTGATGATTATCACGTTATCCTCCAATGATGGCTTTGATGATTGAAGACAAAAGACAATGCAACAGAAATGGAGAGGGCAACTGAAGGTATGAAGAATAACTGTAGGAGATAACTGAGTGAACACATGGAGAAGAAAAATAAATCAATACAAACATTTGTTCTTTTTTGTAcgtgaaataaatgttttgattTAAATGACTGTATGAGAATGTTGAAGGAAATACAGATAGTGTGTGTACAATAAACTTAATATTAGTGTGTTTGAGCAAATGCATTTCCTTATTTTCAATGCGTTTATGCAGGAAGTTACAAGCCAATCCTTTTTTATTTGTAGTATTCCAAGTGCAGTTTCTTGTTTGATGAACAATATTATCCTCAACTGCCTGATGATGGCAGTGTTAGCTTGAGGTCGGAGAACGTTGCTTCGACCCACTAAGTTGCTATTTTCCTCTATTGTTGATTGTCTACTGTACAAATGTACTATTGAATGTCTATATACACCCCATCAAGAGGTACTTGTTTCAAAATCGATACCAATTAAATAAACTTTTTACTCAATTGTAAATCAACTGCTTGTGAAATGATTATGGGGGCATTATGGATTGCTGTGGTAGGGATTGGGATTCAACCATTTTTCTTTTCAGAGAGCGAGTCAAACAGTGGAAGACAGGACAGTACTCTTAATATACTCTCTCTGTTTAGGAAGTAAATACTCTGGATATCCATTGGCTTGGGGTGTATATTGTACATTTATTGCCAATTTGTgcaaaatataatatttttgacagaggtacactaccggtcaaaagttttagaacacctactcattcaagggtttttctttattttttattattttatacattgtagaataatagtgaagacatcaaaactatgaaataacatatatggaatcatgtagtaaccaaaaaagggttaatcaaatcaaaatatattttatatttgagattcttcaaatagccaccctttgtcttgatgacagctttgtacaccattggcattctctcaacctgcttcatgaggtagtcacctggaatgcatttcaattaacttctctgggatatgtgttagcgtcccacctcaacaacagccagtgaaattgcagggcgccaaattcaaaacaacagaaatctcataattaaaattcctcaaacatacaagtattatacaccattttaaagataaactcttcttaatccagccacagtgtctgatttcaaaaaagctttacggcgaaagcacaccttgcgattatgttaggtcagcgccaagtcacagaaaaacatacagccattttccaaagaaggagaggtgtcacaaaactcagaaatagcattaaaattaatcactaacctttgatgatcttcaccgGATGGCACTCTCaggactccatgttagacaataaatgtgtgttttgttcgataaagttcatctttatgtccaaaaacctcatttgaaattggtgtgttatgttcagaaatgcattgccTCAAataaacatccggtgaaagtgcagagagccacatcaaattacagaaatactcataataaacattgataaaagatacaagtgttatgcatggaattatagataaacgtctccttaatgcaaccgctgtgtcagatttcaaaaaggctttacagcgaaagcacaccttgcgattatgtttggtcagagccaagtcacagaaaaacatacagccattttccaaagaaggagaggtgtcacaaaactaagaaatagcgttataaatattcacttacctttgatgatcttcatcggaatgcactcccaggaatcccagttccacaataaatgtttgttttgttcgataaagtccataaatgtccaaatacctcctttttgtttgcgcgtttagcccagtaatccaaatgttCAATGCGCGATCActtagttcagacgaaaagtcaaaaaagttatattacagttcgtagaaacatgtcaaacgatgtatagaatcaatctttaggatgtttttatcataaatcttcaataatgtttcaaccggacaattcctttgtctttagaaatgaaagggaacacagctaactctcacgggcgaacgcctgactgagctcatagcattctgccagacccctgactcaaacagctcttattctctcccccttcacagtagaagcctgaaacaaggttctaaagactgttgacatctagtggaagtcttaggaagtgcaatatgaccccatagacactgtatattggataagcaatgatttgaaaaactacaaacctcagatttcccacttcctgtttggattctttctcaggtttttgcctgccatatgagttctgttatactcacagacatcattcaaacagttttagaaatttcagagtgttttctatccaaatctactaattatatgcatattctagcttttgggcctgagtagcaggcagtttactctgggcaccttattcatccaagctactcaatactgcccccgttcccaaagaagttttaacaggtgtgccttcttaaaagttcatttgtggaatttctttccttcttaatgcatttgagccaatcagttgtgttgtaaaaaggtaggggtggtatacagaagatagccctatttggtaatagaccaagtccatattatggcaagaacagctcaaataagcaaagacaaatgacagtccgtcattactttaagacatgaaggtcagtcaatccggaacatttcaagaacttttaaagtttcttcaagtgcagtcgtaaaaaccatcaagtgccatgatgaaactggcactcatgaggaccgccacaggaaaggaagacccagagttccctctgctgcagagaataagttcattagaggtaccagcctcagaaattgcagcccaaataaatgcttcacatagttcaagtaacagacacatctcaacatcaactgttcagaggagactgtgatccaggccttcatggtagaatttctgcaaagaaaccactattaaaggacaccaataagaagaagagacttgcttgggccaagaaacacgaacaatggacattagaccggtggaaatttgtcctttggtctggagtccaaattagagatttatggttccaaccgccgtgtctttgtgagacgcggtgcgggtgaacagattatctcggcatgtgtatttcccactgtgaaggatggaggaggaggtgttatagtgtggtggtgctttgctggtgacactgtctgtgatttatttagaattcaaggcacacttaaccagcatggctaccacagcattttgcagcgatacgccatcccatctggtttgggcttagtgggactataatttgtttttcaataggacaatgacccaacgcacctccaggctgtgtaagtgctatttgaccaagaaggagagtcatggaatgctgcatcagatgacctggcctccacaatcccccgaccttaactaaattgagatggtttgggatgagtcggaccgcaaagtgaaggaaaagcagccagcaagtgttcagcatatgtgggaacttctttaagactgttggaaaagcattccaggttatgctggttgagagaatgccaagagagtgcaaagttgttatcaaggcaaagggtggctatttgaagaatctccaatataaaatatattttgatttgtttaacacttttttggttactacatgattccatgtgtgttatttcatagttttgatgtcttcgctattattctacaatgtagaaaatagtaaaaataaagaaaaacccttgaatgagaaggtgttctAAAACTAAAAGTGTGCATCTAAGTCCTTGAGAACGTTTAATTCTTATAATAAACAGTCCGGGTACAGTGTGATCAATATTAATTTCCAAACGACATGGCATTGTACAGTTAGTTATGTGACACGAATCATATTCTCTGAGTGCTCTTGGTTGTGTTCACCAAATATAATGTATCAATTATATAGATTTATTTACACTCTCAAATCACATGCAGTAGAATATAAAGTACCACCACTAAAAGTCAAATCAAGTTACTATGTGTGGAAGGTCACACATAATAAGAATGGTGAGGACAGAGGGTCTATTTTGGTGAGCCACTCACATGAGGTCCAGAATCTATATATTAACCCACTTTTCATCCCTCCAGCCTCACAAAGACAACTAGTAACattaaattagcttttctttacCTGAAAGGTAAGTTTCCAGTATTAACGCAACACCTCAAAGGAGGAAAGTGTCAAATCTGATTGTGGTAAaggattttttttgtgtgtattttttgACAGTAGCTTGCTGTCTGTATAAGTAGATACCCCAACAAAGAGATGTCAAGTTGAAGTTGAAGTTTGTACATGTGATTTATGTCAGGATTGTTTTAGTTTGCCAACTATTTCTATTGCAATCGGGTAAGACCAGAACTTTATTGCATTTTTTTGTTTTCATGGTAAATTTCATGGTAATTTTATGAATTGGCAAACAACCAGAGAATTGTTTTCTGTTATGTATGTTTGATATATATGATTTTTGTGAGATATTACAGAAGATCGCTAACCAGTTTAGCTATTTGACCTCACATTTGTGTGTACAATTCATTAAGTCTAAAGTCCACAATACTAAAAAGGAGATCTCTTGGGAGAAGACCTTTCTAAATCTGCATACTAGCATTCTTTGATAATGCCCCAAATACTAAACACTAGTCAGATATGTATCTAAATCCTAAATTAAATAAAGACTGAATAAAATAAAGACTAAATACTACTCTGACAGATTTATTGTGTGTTAACGATACTGACTTTCAACCATTATTTTATTACTCTAAGGTCATGTATTGTAGTTTTAGGTTGTATGTTTTTATTACAGTCATTTGCTGTGGTTATCAAGAAACAAGATTGTTTTTTATTTGATAATCTGTTAGAATAGATTGGAATATTACTAAATGTATTGTTTTATGTAAAATAGTTTAGCTATAGTTTGGCGCGCTGAATACTGTAATATGATGTAGTTCTGAAAACACCTTTCAGTCTGTTGTAACTGTTTAACTTTTTTACATTGTGAAATATGTAGGAGACACAGAGAACTGCAACCATGTCTGAAGCGTAAGTATCAACGTCTCATATTTCATTGCATTGCTGTCAACATATACAGTGACTATAGATAGTCTACATCCCCTTgaacttgttccacattttgttgtattacaaagtgggattgaaatagatttaattgtaattttttgtaATTGATCCACACAAAATACTCGAAGTGAAAAGAAAATTATAATTGTTTTtgacaaattaatacaaaatatAGTCGTCACATAAGTATTCAACtgtttgtttaggcaagcctaaattagttcagaagtaaaactgtggcttaacaaatcatataataagttacatggactcactctgtatgAAATAATAGTGgttgacatgattttttaatgactaccccttcctctgtcccccatacatacaacataAGGCCCcgcagtcaagtattgaatttcaagcccAGATTCAACTATAAAGACCAGGGCGCTTTTCGAAAACCTCATAAATAAAGGcggtgattggtagatgggtaacaataacaaataagcccttgtatatatctttaagcatggtcaagttaataattatgctatAGATGATGTATcaaaccacccagacacctcaaagatacagtcgtccttctgaactgagctgcaagacaggaaggaaactgcttagggatgtcaccaCGAGGCAATTGGACATTTTTAATCAGTTACAGAGTGTAATGGCTGTAATGGGAGAAGAAtgaggatagatcaacaacattgtagtgactccacaataatgacctaaatcacagagtgaaaagaagaatagaAATATACAGAATACATGCATATGTACTGTATGCAATAagccactaaagtaatactggaaAAAAAAACATGGCAAAGGAATAAACTTTTTGGCCTAattgcaaagccttatgtttgggcaaatccaacacaacacatcactgagtaactgtcTTCTTATTctcaagtatggtggtggctgcatcatggtatgggtatgcttgacattggcaaatactggggagtttttcaggatgaaaagaaaTAGGATGTagctaagcacatgcaaaatcctagaggaaaatctgctTCAGTCTGTTttacaacagacactgggagaggaattcacttttcagcaggacaataaccaacaaaagccaaatctacactgaagttgcttaccaagcaCATACCAGCACATTTTCCTGAGAAGCCCAGTTTTGAATTTAGATCTGCTttgaaatctatggcaagacctgaacatTGCTGTCTAACCATGATcccaacaccttgacagagcttgaagaatttttaaaacaATAATGGGAAAATATTGCACAATAGAGGTGTGCAATGCTCTAATGagacatacccaagaagacttgtagctgtaatcgctaccacaggtgtttctaacatgcattgactcaggtgtgaatactttattagtgttttatttttcattcataTTTAATAAATGTTCGAATttatcttccactttgacattacagagtattttgtttaGATCGTTTAAAAAAAttgacaattaaatcaattttaatcccactttgtaacgatAAAATGTGAAGGACTCCCAAGGGGGGTGTAGACATTCTATAGTCACTGCAGTAAACAATATGCAAAGAACATAGATGTGACAATCTTCTTCTTTTGGGGTTTTGGTTTCTTTCTCTCCAATTGGCTGATGTTGGTCCAGGCCGGTAAGTGAATTTTCATACTCTAACCAGAACAAATGTGCAGAAATTAACACTGCCCTTACACAATGATCATCTTGACAGAcgtaatttacatttacattttagtcatttagcagacactcttatccagagcaacttacaattagtgcattcatcttaagacagctaggtgagacaacaacatgtgTATTGGGATGTTgggatgtagggtttgagcatagccttaaGGCAAGGAGGGCCAGTTCCCCTTGCTGCTCTATAGGCAAGCAACAGAGTCTTGAAGATGATgcaagcttcgactggaagccagtgtagTGTGCGGAGGAGTGGGGTGACACGGGAGAACttaggaaggttgaacaccaggcgggccgctgcgttctggataagttacaggggtttgatggcacaagcgaggaacccagccaacagagagttgcagtagtctaggCGGGAAATGACAAGGATTAGAATCTgcaccgcttcctgtgtgaggaaagCTCGTACTCTTcggatgttgtagagcagtggtcaccaagatcactttctgagtaaaaccgcaagccgagatctaccattccaatttttttttttacatgacttaaaaaaactaagcctatgcaacattaaccaattaaagactgttctgtagcaatgaggtatgtacagtaagctataggcccaatacattatcactgcatattggctgtgcttgaattgccctgccaattttgttcttctcagaccattttgaaattatattAAAAACATTTAGGTATATTATCACACTGGTAATAGACTATTTGTTGTaatacttgtgaggcacagctgagtgagcttCTTTGTTTTTTTACTGTGCTGAtgacctgcatctgatggtcagtgaggggagggagagagctccCTTTGCTGAAAAAAGGtaacagtcttccagctgatagCGAAACTTAAGTCGCACTGAAtcatttctgcctcatgcaccaattcatgttgttactctttTTAccagaaagtgaaatattccttgatattaaaagGCGCTAATAATAACAATGCACACTTTTGGGAACACTTTCctgtactcattcattacagctgcactgctggttgtactcattcattacagctgcactgctggttgtactcattcattacagctgcactgctggttgtagcgtgagtggaagtagggagaacgcacattttatggcttataaaagtgttgaacaaagtgTTGACAATGCTGAATAACAACAAACATGAACtgactcataaaaacagcagctctttgctatATTCATTGACTCTCTTTGGGTCATGTTTTTTATAAtgtgagctatctgattggccagcggtagacctgtaagtgcacttgatttgctctctgggcatGCTGGGTATGCagagttctaccttcagacacattaaatggttcaaaatgggaacactttgccttcccAGCGCTAGgcctgctgaatcaagtgcacctaccgccaacgGCTCAAAACAAATACATAAAGGAGCGAcatgccaggtaggatgcaatccaagagtgtgtagagcctgagacgcccagccctgagaggataGATCTAcagtaggaggatgagaacagaggagagagagtcagctttggcagagcGGAGAGTCTCtgtgactggttagggtcaagaaggtcgttctgagagagataaagagagagat is a genomic window containing:
- the LOC129862024 gene encoding troponin I, slow skeletal muscle-like isoform X2 is translated as MLEVEVEEKKRERDEALAERVPPLKLSGLSVEQLQDLCRDLHHKIDVVDEERYDVGLKVTKNDKEIHDLGLKIIELQSKFKKPNLKRVKISAEAMLSVLLGSKHKETIDFKSNLKTVKKPEEKKEEVTDWRQNVDAMSGMEGRKKMFDA